From Salipiger profundus, a single genomic window includes:
- a CDS encoding sodium:solute symporter has product MENSTFDFSWIDYAIVVIYFVGVIGHGLYVSRKLKGGSDDYFLAGRSLPWYLIGFSLFASNMSGSSFVGLMGGAYDNGVVIFNYEWTAALVLILFAIFILPSFLRAKISTVPMFLEERYDVRSRRAFSLFTILAIMFIDTAGALYAGGLVISNVTAVLNLWTAVAVLALVAGIYTILGGLSAVVVTDTVQAILLIVAAAALFWLGLDEVGGWQELFVGVPEDKTKLILPADDDFLPWTGIWGVVLLGFYYWSINQFVVQRTLGAKDLKEGQVGALFAGFLKLPNLFLMILPGLIALKLYPDLETPDLAFPTLAFEMMPIGLRGLILAALIAAIMSSLDSALNSASTLVVKDFIEPIWKVGEDRQVWLGRIVTGLVMVFGAIYAPSIASFESLFEYFQSSLSYVIPPIVVVFILGLFVPWLNGNGAFWTILIGLVIGVPLFIVKEVTGLWEEWGLPAIHYTIMSSIMMFIGIATHLGISAMTRQDSKEDIENLVWSKSETAEIFTRWEKPLWKDQAVWAGLLILGLAGFIIWFA; this is encoded by the coding sequence ATGGAAAACTCGACATTCGACTTCAGCTGGATAGATTACGCGATCGTCGTGATCTACTTCGTGGGCGTAATCGGCCATGGGCTATACGTGTCCCGCAAGCTCAAGGGCGGCTCGGACGACTACTTCCTCGCGGGACGCAGCCTGCCGTGGTACCTCATCGGCTTCTCGCTGTTCGCCTCGAACATGTCAGGATCCAGCTTCGTCGGCCTGATGGGCGGTGCCTACGACAACGGCGTCGTGATCTTCAACTACGAATGGACCGCGGCACTGGTCCTGATCCTGTTCGCCATCTTCATCCTGCCGTCCTTCCTGCGCGCCAAGATCAGCACGGTGCCCATGTTCCTCGAGGAACGCTATGACGTCCGCTCCCGGCGGGCGTTCTCGCTGTTCACCATCCTTGCCATCATGTTCATCGACACGGCCGGCGCACTCTACGCGGGGGGCCTTGTCATTTCCAACGTGACCGCGGTGCTGAACCTGTGGACGGCGGTGGCCGTGCTGGCCCTGGTGGCGGGCATCTACACCATCCTCGGGGGGCTCTCGGCGGTCGTGGTGACCGACACGGTGCAGGCCATCCTGCTGATCGTGGCAGCCGCGGCGCTGTTCTGGCTCGGCCTCGACGAGGTCGGCGGCTGGCAAGAGCTGTTCGTGGGCGTGCCCGAGGACAAGACCAAGCTGATCTTGCCGGCTGATGACGATTTCCTGCCCTGGACCGGGATCTGGGGGGTCGTCTTGCTGGGCTTCTACTACTGGTCGATCAACCAGTTCGTGGTGCAGCGCACGCTCGGCGCAAAGGACCTGAAAGAAGGCCAGGTGGGCGCGCTTTTCGCGGGCTTCCTCAAGTTGCCCAACCTGTTCCTCATGATCCTGCCGGGGCTGATCGCTCTGAAGCTCTACCCCGATCTGGAAACGCCCGACCTCGCCTTTCCGACGCTGGCCTTTGAAATGATGCCCATCGGGTTGCGGGGCCTGATCCTCGCGGCGCTGATCGCGGCGATCATGTCTTCGCTGGACTCGGCGCTGAACTCGGCGTCCACCCTTGTCGTCAAGGACTTCATCGAGCCGATCTGGAAGGTCGGAGAGGACCGCCAGGTTTGGCTGGGCCGGATTGTCACCGGGCTCGTGATGGTCTTCGGCGCGATCTACGCGCCCTCCATCGCCAGCTTCGAGAGCCTTTTCGAGTATTTCCAGTCTTCGCTCTCCTACGTGATCCCGCCCATCGTCGTGGTCTTCATCCTGGGTCTCTTCGTGCCGTGGCTGAACGGGAACGGCGCCTTCTGGACGATCCTCATCGGGCTGGTCATCGGCGTTCCGCTCTTCATCGTCAAAGAGGTGACAGGCCTGTGGGAGGAGTGGGGCCTGCCCGCGATCCACTACACGATCATGTCCTCGATCATGATGTTCATCGGCATCGCCACGCACCTGGGCATTTCCGCGATGACGCGACAGGATAGCAAGGAAGACATCGAGAACCTCGTCTGGTCGAAGAGCGAAACGGCGGAGATCTTCACCCGCTGGGAAAAGCCGCTCTGGAAGGATCAGGCGGTCTGGGCAGGGCTTCTCATCCTTGGCCTGGCAGGCTTCATAATCTGGTTTGCCTGA
- a CDS encoding energy transducer TonB, with protein sequence MIATSRRAKLMALLLAFSAHGALAVALFHGETPVEIEGSGGAQQARLGSSFADMAAGTLSAESPQETVATAPPAATPAETPAETPPETPSETPPESVPEAARPAEAAPATVAAPTETPPVEAEIAQPSEAPDAIVPAEPDQAAPVVPEQDVEQATSEPVAPEVPEQAIEAEETPEAEEDAPENALARSLRPVTRPDTLRKPEPRRERPAPRAEAEPEPQPAAPAPRGNADRNARAGQAQGNREAQATRSGGSGRASQAGNAAASNYPGEVMRRLSRVSRPRMNVRGATVVAFRVAGSGGLAGLSVARSSGSAALDRAALRVVQRAAPFPAPPAGAQRSFSIKIEAR encoded by the coding sequence ATGATCGCCACATCACGCCGCGCCAAGCTCATGGCCCTGCTGCTGGCCTTCAGTGCGCACGGGGCGCTGGCCGTCGCGCTCTTCCATGGCGAGACCCCGGTCGAGATCGAAGGCTCCGGCGGGGCGCAGCAGGCGCGCCTCGGGTCCAGTTTCGCCGACATGGCGGCTGGCACGCTGAGCGCCGAAAGCCCGCAGGAGACGGTCGCCACCGCGCCGCCTGCGGCGACGCCCGCCGAAACCCCTGCCGAGACACCGCCGGAGACGCCCAGCGAGACACCGCCGGAGAGCGTTCCAGAGGCAGCGCGCCCCGCCGAGGCGGCTCCTGCCACCGTAGCTGCGCCGACCGAAACGCCCCCCGTGGAAGCGGAGATCGCGCAGCCCTCGGAGGCGCCCGACGCCATCGTTCCCGCCGAGCCGGACCAGGCCGCGCCGGTCGTGCCCGAGCAGGACGTCGAGCAGGCCACGTCGGAGCCGGTGGCACCCGAGGTGCCGGAACAGGCGATCGAGGCCGAGGAGACGCCGGAAGCCGAGGAAGACGCGCCCGAGAACGCCCTGGCGCGTTCGCTGCGCCCGGTCACCCGCCCGGACACGCTTCGCAAACCCGAGCCACGGCGCGAACGCCCGGCCCCGCGCGCCGAGGCCGAGCCTGAACCGCAACCAGCCGCACCGGCGCCGCGCGGCAATGCCGACCGCAACGCCCGGGCGGGACAGGCGCAGGGCAACCGCGAGGCGCAGGCGACGCGCAGTGGCGGCAGCGGGCGCGCCTCGCAGGCCGGCAATGCGGCGGCGAGCAACTATCCCGGCGAGGTCATGCGGCGCCTGTCGCGGGTGTCGCGCCCCCGGATGAACGTGCGGGGCGCCACGGTGGTGGCCTTCCGCGTTGCAGGAAGCGGTGGGCTGGCCGGGCTCTCGGTCGCGCGCAGCTCGGGGTCGGCGGCGCTCGACCGCGCGGCGCTGCGGGTGGTCCAGCGCGCAGCCCCCTTCCCCGCTCCACCGGCAGGCGCCCAGCGCAGCTTTTCGATCAAGATCGAGGCCCGCTGA
- a CDS encoding mechanosensitive ion channel family protein yields the protein METLARILESILRTAAGWPDWIGSAAALLGALFFSLLLHALLFRVLQRWVNTDSGMAGSSLRHARRPTRLAFVLAAMVITVPRLDLPWRLQDGLGHMLLILLIVLIGWTAILLTRHLSDRVIRRQRMDIDDNLAARKLVTQFRVLRRTATILLTIFTVAAVLLTFETVQEYGVSLFASAGAAGLILGLAARPVLANLIAGIQIAITQPIRLEDVVIVDGEWGWVEEIFATYVVVRIWDWRRMVVPLSYFIEQPFQNWTRESASIIGAVYWHLDYTVPVEELRAKLEQIARDSPHWDGNVINLQVTDTDKDTIALRGLMSARTSPQAWDLRCEVREKLITWIQAEHPEALPRLRGELRPAMSGQTPG from the coding sequence ATGGAAACCCTGGCCCGCATTCTCGAGAGTATACTGCGCACCGCGGCTGGCTGGCCCGACTGGATCGGGTCGGCCGCCGCCCTGCTCGGCGCGCTGTTCTTCTCCCTTTTGCTCCACGCGCTGCTGTTCCGCGTCCTCCAGCGGTGGGTGAACACCGACAGCGGCATGGCGGGGTCGTCCCTGCGGCATGCACGGCGCCCCACCCGCCTGGCCTTCGTGCTGGCGGCCATGGTGATCACGGTCCCGCGTCTCGACCTGCCCTGGCGTTTGCAGGATGGTCTGGGGCACATGCTCCTGATCCTGCTGATCGTCCTGATCGGCTGGACCGCCATCCTGCTGACCCGCCACCTGAGCGACCGCGTCATCCGACGCCAGCGCATGGACATCGACGACAACCTCGCCGCGCGCAAGCTGGTGACGCAGTTTCGGGTGCTTCGGCGCACCGCCACGATCCTGCTGACGATCTTCACCGTTGCTGCCGTTCTGCTGACCTTCGAGACGGTGCAGGAATACGGCGTCAGCCTGTTTGCGTCCGCCGGTGCAGCGGGCCTGATCCTCGGCCTGGCCGCGCGGCCGGTGCTAGCCAACCTGATCGCCGGCATCCAGATTGCCATCACCCAGCCGATCCGGCTGGAAGATGTCGTGATCGTCGACGGCGAATGGGGCTGGGTCGAAGAAATATTCGCCACATATGTGGTCGTTCGGATCTGGGACTGGCGGCGCATGGTGGTCCCGCTGAGCTATTTCATCGAACAACCCTTCCAGAACTGGACCCGCGAAAGCGCCTCGATCATCGGAGCCGTCTACTGGCATCTCGACTACACCGTCCCGGTGGAGGAGCTGCGCGCGAAACTCGAGCAGATCGCGCGGGACTCGCCGCATTGGGACGGCAACGTCATCAACCTTCAGGTGACCGACACGGATAAGGATACCATCGCGCTGCGTGGCCTCATGAGCGCCCGGACCTCGCCGCAGGCATGGGACCTGCGCTGCGAGGTGCGCGAGAAACTCATCACATGGATTCAAGCCGAGCACCCCGAGGCCCTGCCCCGCCTGCGCGGAGAGTTGCGGCCTGCCATGTCGGGGCAAACGCCCGGCTGA
- a CDS encoding MotA/TolQ/ExbB proton channel family protein, with product MTETLFAPLSDLVLRIADLGGPVVLLLIALSIVTLAVILYKLWQFRSAGVGRHKALRLAVDAWDAGDHAAARRELEQSKSYLKPVIAMAFAGRCDAPRLDAEAEARFARLEGGFRFLDSVAQLSPLLGLFGTVLGMISAFQALQDAGSQVDPSILAGGIWVALLTTAVGLAVAMPTSVVLSWLETRMEAERVLAEKALRSIQSPASDAATGPVATAPDGALRHA from the coding sequence ATGACCGAGACGCTGTTTGCACCGCTCTCCGACCTTGTCCTGCGGATCGCCGACCTTGGCGGCCCGGTCGTCCTGCTGCTCATCGCGCTGTCGATCGTGACGCTGGCGGTGATCCTCTACAAGCTCTGGCAGTTCCGCTCGGCCGGCGTCGGGCGGCACAAGGCGCTGCGCCTCGCGGTCGACGCGTGGGACGCGGGCGACCACGCCGCCGCGCGGCGCGAGCTGGAGCAGTCGAAAAGCTACCTCAAGCCGGTGATCGCCATGGCCTTTGCCGGGCGCTGCGACGCCCCGCGGCTCGACGCCGAGGCCGAGGCGCGCTTTGCCCGGCTCGAAGGCGGGTTCCGGTTCCTCGATTCGGTGGCGCAGCTGTCTCCGCTGCTGGGGCTGTTCGGCACCGTCCTCGGCATGATCTCGGCCTTCCAGGCGTTGCAGGACGCCGGTTCGCAGGTCGATCCGTCGATCCTCGCGGGGGGCATCTGGGTGGCGCTGCTCACCACCGCCGTAGGGCTTGCGGTCGCCATGCCGACCTCGGTGGTGCTGAGCTGGCTCGAGACCCGGATGGAGGCCGAGCGCGTGCTGGCCGAGAAGGCCCTGCGCAGCATCCAGTCGCCCGCGTCCGACGCGGCGACGGGCCCGGTTGCCACCGCGCCGGACGGCGCCCTGCGCCATGCGTAA
- the ygiD gene encoding 4,5-DOPA-extradiol-dioxygenase, whose protein sequence is MTISRQLQSLKDSLKTSDRLPVVFLGHGSPMNAIEDNAYSRSWAELGRSLPRPQAILVVSAHWMTRGSTLVNVTRRPETIHDFYGFPQELFEERYPAPGAPDVAAEVVSILASHHAEGDETWGLDHGAWSVLKFLYPEADVPVFQLSIDMQADLPEHVAIGRALAELRNRGVLILGSGNVVHNLRAMRFGGTPHDWAEEFDTLFADRLGAGDVATLADRGKLGTLLRMAHPSLDHYLPALTVAGAADDRDQLLFMNDAIDLSSVSMRSFIYY, encoded by the coding sequence ATGACTATCTCAAGACAGCTCCAGTCCCTGAAGGACAGCCTGAAGACCTCCGACCGGCTGCCCGTGGTCTTCCTCGGTCACGGCAGCCCGATGAACGCCATCGAGGACAACGCCTATTCGCGCAGCTGGGCCGAGCTTGGCCGCAGCCTGCCGCGCCCGCAGGCGATCCTCGTGGTGTCGGCCCACTGGATGACGCGCGGCTCGACGCTGGTGAACGTTACCCGGCGGCCCGAGACGATCCACGATTTCTACGGCTTCCCGCAGGAGCTGTTCGAGGAACGTTACCCGGCTCCCGGGGCGCCCGACGTGGCGGCCGAGGTGGTCTCGATCCTCGCCAGCCACCACGCGGAGGGCGACGAGACCTGGGGGCTCGATCACGGCGCCTGGTCGGTGCTGAAGTTCCTCTACCCCGAGGCGGACGTGCCGGTCTTCCAGTTGTCGATCGACATGCAGGCCGACCTGCCCGAACACGTCGCGATCGGCCGGGCGCTCGCCGAGCTTCGAAACCGCGGCGTGCTGATCCTCGGGTCGGGCAACGTGGTCCACAACCTGCGTGCCATGCGCTTCGGCGGCACGCCGCACGACTGGGCCGAGGAATTCGACACGCTCTTCGCCGACCGGCTCGGCGCCGGCGACGTGGCAACGCTCGCGGATCGCGGCAAGCTCGGCACGCTGCTGCGCATGGCGCATCCCTCGCTCGATCACTACCTGCCGGCGCTGACCGTCGCGGGTGCCGCGGACGACCGCGACCAGCTTCTCTTCATGAACGATGCCATCGACCTGTCCTCGGTCTCGATGCGCAGCTTCATCTACTACTGA
- a CDS encoding ExbD/TolR family protein — MRARRPKTEREPTIALINIVFLMLIFFLVAGTLAQPLDSALKLVRSAELDGVSPPADALVIHSDERMTLAGREMATPEAFLETLGDEAREAVRIVPDRDLSAEALVRIGRALRAGGAERVLIVSERGLE, encoded by the coding sequence ATGCGTGCCCGCCGCCCCAAGACCGAGCGCGAGCCGACGATCGCGCTGATCAACATCGTCTTCCTGATGCTGATCTTCTTCCTCGTCGCGGGAACGCTGGCGCAGCCGCTCGACAGCGCGCTGAAGCTGGTGCGCTCGGCCGAGCTCGACGGCGTCTCGCCGCCCGCCGACGCGCTGGTGATCCACTCCGATGAACGGATGACCCTCGCCGGGCGCGAGATGGCGACGCCCGAAGCGTTTCTGGAGACGCTCGGCGATGAGGCGCGCGAGGCGGTGCGGATCGTGCCCGACCGCGACCTGTCCGCCGAGGCGCTCGTGCGGATCGGCCGTGCGCTGCGCGCCGGAGGCGCCGAGCGGGTGCTCATCGTGAGTGAAAGGGGGCTGGAATGA
- a CDS encoding SDR family NAD(P)-dependent oxidoreductase codes for MDYGLNGKTALITGGASGIGKATAKVLLAEGAQVILVDLKGDEVARAAQDLGDNAKALQADLRDPAQIKGLAATTEERFTMPDILVCAAGVTGAKGHPLEMSDADWQEAWETDFMSVVRTVRAFEPAMESRGWGRVVILCSENAAQPYSDEAVYNVAKAGLLNFAKALSGPAARRGVLVNCVSPAFIETPMTDTMMDKKAREEGTDREGAIQQFLKTERPWLALERRGKPQEAASTIAFLCSEQASFVVGSNYRVDGGSVAAIAI; via the coding sequence ATGGATTACGGATTGAACGGAAAGACCGCACTGATCACCGGCGGCGCCTCGGGCATCGGCAAGGCGACTGCCAAGGTGCTGCTCGCGGAAGGCGCGCAGGTCATTCTCGTCGACCTCAAGGGCGACGAGGTCGCCCGCGCCGCGCAGGACCTGGGCGACAACGCGAAGGCGCTCCAGGCCGATCTGCGCGATCCGGCCCAGATCAAGGGGCTGGCCGCCACCACCGAGGAACGCTTCACCATGCCGGATATCCTGGTCTGCGCGGCAGGCGTGACCGGGGCGAAAGGCCATCCGCTCGAGATGAGCGACGCGGACTGGCAAGAGGCCTGGGAAACCGACTTCATGTCGGTCGTGCGCACCGTCCGCGCCTTCGAGCCAGCGATGGAAAGCCGCGGCTGGGGCCGTGTCGTCATCCTGTGTTCTGAAAACGCGGCGCAGCCCTATTCGGACGAAGCCGTCTACAACGTCGCGAAGGCGGGATTGCTGAATTTCGCCAAGGCTCTCAGCGGCCCGGCGGCGCGACGCGGCGTGCTGGTCAACTGCGTCTCGCCCGCCTTCATAGAGACGCCGATGACCGACACCATGATGGACAAGAAGGCCCGGGAGGAAGGGACCGACCGCGAGGGCGCGATCCAGCAGTTCCTGAAGACCGAACGCCCGTGGCTGGCCCTGGAACGCCGTGGCAAGCCGCAGGAGGCCGCCTCCACGATCGCCTTCCTGTGCTCGGAACAGGCGAGTTTCGTCGTAGGCTCGAACTACCGCGTCGATGGCGGCTCGGTCGCGGCCATCGCGATCTGA
- a CDS encoding biopolymer transporter ExbD encodes MRKVRRRRRLSMTSLIDVIFLLLLFFMLTSTFTRFTEVELTAAGAGSAAAASGTPPLFLRLGPESAQLNNAELSLEALSEALGTEAGDTESPRRLLVSLQPGVTAQRLTDLLVVLRGVSGVSPTILGTS; translated from the coding sequence ATGCGTAAGGTCCGCCGCAGACGCAGGCTGTCGATGACCTCACTCATCGACGTGATCTTCCTGCTGCTGCTCTTCTTCATGCTGACCTCGACCTTCACCCGCTTCACCGAAGTCGAGCTGACCGCCGCGGGCGCCGGTTCTGCCGCCGCCGCGTCCGGGACGCCCCCGCTTTTCCTGCGACTCGGTCCGGAGAGCGCGCAGCTCAACAACGCGGAGCTGTCGCTCGAGGCGCTCAGCGAGGCGCTCGGGACGGAAGCCGGCGACACGGAGAGCCCGCGCCGCCTGCTGGTCTCGCTCCAGCCGGGGGTGACCGCGCAACGGCTCACCGACCTGCTGGTGGTGCTGCGTGGCGTGTCCGGCGTGTCTCCGACGATTCTGGGAACCTCGTGA
- a CDS encoding glutathione S-transferase family protein, which produces MLVNGKWTSDWQPVQKADEKGRFVRQVSSFRNWITPDGSAGPTGEGGFPAEAGRYRLYVAYICPWASRALMARALKGLEDIIPVTVVNPSLSDQGWRFGGYEGADFDPLFGADHLHELYTRADPDFTGRATVPVLWDMKRNVMVNNESADILRMFDTAFEGIAPSDLRLYPEELAGRIDALNPRIYDQLNNGVYKAGFATTQAAHDEAVEGVFAMLDELEDTLEGPYLFGDRLTETDIRLFVTLIRFDAAYHGLFKTNRRQIADYPKLTALMERVLALPGVRDTVNMDHITRGYYSIKALNPTGIRPTGPAHVAALLG; this is translated from the coding sequence ATGCTCGTGAACGGCAAATGGACAAGCGACTGGCAACCGGTGCAGAAGGCCGACGAGAAGGGCCGCTTCGTGCGGCAGGTGTCGTCCTTCCGCAACTGGATCACCCCCGACGGCAGCGCCGGGCCGACCGGCGAGGGCGGCTTTCCCGCCGAGGCCGGGCGCTACCGGCTCTACGTCGCCTACATCTGCCCCTGGGCGTCGCGCGCGCTAATGGCGCGCGCCCTGAAGGGGCTCGAGGACATCATCCCGGTGACCGTGGTCAACCCGTCCCTCAGCGACCAGGGCTGGCGGTTCGGCGGCTACGAGGGCGCCGACTTCGACCCGCTCTTCGGGGCCGATCACCTGCACGAGCTCTACACCCGCGCCGATCCGGACTTCACCGGTCGCGCCACGGTGCCGGTGCTCTGGGACATGAAGCGCAACGTGATGGTGAACAACGAAAGCGCCGACATCCTGCGCATGTTCGACACCGCCTTCGAGGGTATCGCGCCCTCGGACCTGCGGCTCTACCCCGAGGAGCTTGCGGGCCGCATCGACGCCCTGAACCCGCGCATCTACGACCAGCTCAACAACGGCGTCTACAAGGCCGGCTTCGCCACCACGCAGGCGGCGCATGACGAGGCGGTCGAGGGTGTGTTTGCCATGCTCGACGAGCTCGAGGACACGCTCGAGGGGCCGTATCTCTTCGGCGACCGGCTGACCGAGACCGACATCCGTCTGTTCGTGACCCTGATCCGCTTCGACGCGGCCTATCACGGGCTCTTCAAGACCAACCGCCGCCAGATCGCCGACTACCCGAAGCTGACGGCGCTGATGGAGCGCGTGCTGGCGCTTCCAGGCGTGCGCGACACGGTGAACATGGATCACATCACGCGGGGCTACTATTCGATCAAGGCGCTGAACCCGACGGGCATCCGGCCGACCGGCCCTGCCCATGTGGCGGCGCTTCTGGGGTAA
- a CDS encoding mechanosensitive ion channel family protein: MLLCLSLAQPAGAQDGSQYWYETDAPNLDLGDPYDPDRSTPRQTLRGFTTESDAGDLDRAAKYLNLSRLEPDQRSERGPELARKLASVIERQVWIDWTSLPARADARIEQSRNSEGRAGQPRRDLHIETLEANGTAYDIRLARYKTSGNPAMWLFTPQTVENTVPLYEAFGPPEYEEVIPASLKREIWGLWLWEWIVMPLSGLGALLLGWGTYALVTGLSNRARRSWLRVGLERSALPLAILIMATTGQLLLGWVLSFSGPVQALLRPTLTILMVWGIGMTFLRMLDAILHRITMRYVGEIDDKRDRDEREFHTSIYALRRLIVLVMVAVAALIVLARLNLFDSVGMTLLASAGVLTVVFGIAGQAVLGNIIASLQIAFAKPVRIGDAILFEGDWAYVEAIFYTFMRLRTWDKRRIVVPVTYFISKPFENWSVTEARMMRVVELWIDPRCEVDVLRRKFEALLQEDPDIRDPENTFTYATEHLPEGLKISFYAMMPDPATGWTVQSRLREQLLAYVRDEHADWLPRERVMEVGGAKDEQTSGVTRGAGAG, from the coding sequence ATGCTGCTCTGCCTGTCGCTGGCGCAGCCCGCGGGCGCACAGGACGGGTCGCAATACTGGTACGAGACCGACGCACCGAACCTTGATCTCGGCGACCCTTACGACCCGGATCGGTCCACGCCCCGCCAGACCCTGCGGGGTTTCACCACGGAGAGCGACGCAGGCGATCTCGACCGTGCCGCGAAGTATCTCAATCTGTCGCGGCTGGAGCCTGATCAGCGTTCCGAGCGCGGCCCCGAGCTTGCCCGGAAACTGGCCTCGGTCATCGAACGTCAGGTCTGGATCGACTGGACCAGCTTGCCCGCTCGAGCCGACGCCCGGATCGAGCAAAGCCGCAATTCCGAGGGGCGCGCCGGCCAGCCGCGCCGCGACCTGCATATCGAGACGCTGGAAGCGAACGGAACCGCCTACGACATCAGGCTGGCGCGCTACAAGACCTCGGGCAATCCGGCGATGTGGCTGTTCACGCCGCAGACGGTCGAGAACACCGTGCCGCTATATGAGGCGTTCGGACCTCCGGAATACGAAGAGGTCATCCCCGCAAGCCTGAAGCGTGAAATATGGGGCCTCTGGCTGTGGGAATGGATCGTCATGCCTCTGTCGGGACTAGGCGCCCTGCTGCTGGGCTGGGGCACCTATGCCCTCGTGACGGGTCTGTCCAACCGGGCACGGCGTAGCTGGCTGAGGGTCGGACTGGAGCGCAGCGCCCTGCCGCTGGCAATCCTCATCATGGCCACGACCGGACAGCTGTTGCTGGGCTGGGTGCTCTCCTTCTCCGGCCCTGTCCAGGCCTTGTTGCGCCCGACACTGACCATTCTGATGGTCTGGGGCATCGGCATGACCTTCCTGAGGATGCTCGACGCCATCTTGCATCGCATCACCATGCGTTACGTCGGAGAGATCGACGACAAGCGCGACCGGGACGAGCGCGAGTTCCACACCTCGATCTATGCGCTTCGCCGGCTCATCGTGCTGGTCATGGTGGCCGTCGCCGCCCTTATCGTGCTGGCAAGGCTGAACTTGTTCGACAGTGTCGGCATGACGCTCCTCGCCTCGGCGGGGGTGCTCACCGTCGTCTTCGGCATTGCCGGCCAGGCGGTCCTCGGCAATATCATAGCCTCCCTCCAGATCGCCTTTGCCAAGCCGGTGCGGATCGGCGACGCGATCCTTTTCGAAGGTGACTGGGCCTATGTCGAAGCGATCTTCTACACCTTCATGCGCCTCAGGACATGGGACAAGCGGCGCATCGTGGTCCCGGTCACCTATTTCATCAGCAAACCCTTCGAGAACTGGTCGGTAACGGAGGCTCGCATGATGCGCGTGGTCGAATTGTGGATCGATCCCCGCTGCGAGGTCGACGTGTTGCGCCGCAAGTTCGAGGCGCTGCTGCAGGAAGACCCTGACATCAGGGACCCCGAAAACACCTTCACCTACGCGACCGAACACCTGCCGGAGGGCCTCAAGATCAGCTTCTACGCGATGATGCCCGACCCCGCCACGGGCTGGACCGTCCAAAGCCGCCTGCGCGAGCAACTCCTGGCCTACGTGCGCGACGAACACGCCGATTGGCTGCCTCGCGAACGTGTCATGGAGGTCGGAGGCGCGAAGGACGAGCAGACCAGCGGGGTAACGCGGGGTGCCGGTGCGGGATGA
- a CDS encoding Gfo/Idh/MocA family protein, whose amino-acid sequence MNTRSPSLALLGGAHVHLPDHLYRIDEGGRRVSHVFDRDPARKQELCDRLGAEPLETLDSLDGLDVSGVVVCSETTHHEADITAALKAGLPVFSEKPLAGSARAAQAVASLAEEHDLLLQTGYFFRTIPALRAARDWIDHGRLGRVSAARMLFSHDGGYADWLDLGGWMTDPERACYGGFVDEAVHAIDALQWMLGPIDSGHAVTGNALGWPVDDHGASVLRFDCGAAGVVEAGWTDTRMRLELDIVGDEAAISLRDSELVLTPRGATTPIERIRLETLDAGTGILPFLAALDGETKPGLVPPRDAARVNTVLDALDLRLT is encoded by the coding sequence ATGAATACGCGCTCCCCATCACTTGCCCTGCTTGGCGGTGCCCACGTGCACCTGCCCGATCACCTCTACCGCATTGACGAAGGCGGGCGCAGGGTGAGCCATGTCTTCGACCGCGACCCCGCCCGGAAACAAGAGCTGTGCGACCGCCTGGGCGCCGAACCATTGGAAACGCTGGACTCGCTTGACGGTCTGGACGTGTCCGGGGTCGTGGTCTGCAGCGAGACCACCCACCACGAAGCAGATATAACCGCGGCGCTGAAAGCGGGTCTGCCAGTCTTTTCGGAGAAGCCGCTGGCCGGTAGCGCGCGTGCCGCACAGGCCGTGGCGAGCCTTGCAGAAGAGCACGACCTGCTTTTGCAGACCGGTTATTTCTTCCGGACGATCCCGGCGCTGCGCGCAGCGCGGGACTGGATCGACCATGGGCGCTTGGGCCGCGTATCGGCTGCGCGGATGCTGTTTTCGCATGACGGCGGGTATGCCGATTGGCTGGATCTCGGCGGTTGGATGACCGACCCGGAACGCGCCTGCTACGGCGGCTTCGTCGACGAGGCCGTCCATGCGATCGATGCGCTGCAATGGATGCTCGGCCCGATCGACTCCGGCCACGCCGTCACCGGCAATGCCCTCGGCTGGCCGGTGGACGATCATGGCGCGTCGGTGCTGCGCTTCGACTGCGGTGCGGCAGGCGTGGTCGAGGCCGGCTGGACCGATACCCGGATGCGGCTTGAACTCGATATCGTGGGCGACGAAGCCGCGATTTCACTGCGTGACAGCGAACTGGTCCTGACCCCTCGCGGTGCGACCACGCCGATCGAGCGGATCCGGCTGGAGACGCTCGATGCCGGCACCGGCATCCTGCCGTTCCTAGCCGCCCTCGACGGCGAGACGAAACCGGGGCTGGTGCCTCCGCGCGACGCAGCCCGTGTGAACACGGTACTGGACGCCCTGGACCTGCGGCTGACCTGA